Below is a window of Vulpes vulpes isolate BD-2025 chromosome 5, VulVul3, whole genome shotgun sequence DNA.
tcccacccccgccatAGAACTGCTGGTGAGGACACTGGAGTAACATATCCTTCTGTGGAAGATTCTCAAGAAGTGTGTACCACCTCTTtttccacctcccctccatctcAGGTAGGGGGAAACATGTTCTGGGGTGGCTGTAGTTATTTGGTACATATATGGGCATGAAATGGTGTCAAAATTTAGATACAATCTCttgtagtggtggtggtggtgatgatgattgTTTCCAGGGAGTTATTTTGAGGGGTGAAGGAGAGCCTTCTTATCCAGCAGGTAATACTGCAATGTTTCTAGTCTataaacatgcttttttttttatttgagagagtgagtgtgtgtgtgtgtgtgtgtgtgcacgcgctcGCACGCGCGCATGTGCAAATggggggcggtgggaggggaggagggggagggagagagaatctgaagcagactctgctctaaGTGCAAagaaagcccagtgtgggacttgatctcaccatcctgagatcatgacctgagccaagccAAGAgtcaggctgagccacccagttgcccctctaGTCTGTAACCATTCTTAACCTACAAGATTACATGTAACCTTTACGTTCCTGGAGACATCTTAAAATTCCCTagaaaataagtcacaaaatTCCAAATGCATTCTGATACCAGAGAGGTGTTCTATCCTACTCATGTTAATTTGGTAGCtacttcacttttgttttttttttgtttgtttgtttttttttaattaatttatttatttatgatagtcacagagagagagagagagagaggcagagacacaggcagagggagaagcaggctccatgcaccgggagcccgatgtgggactcgatcccgggtctccaggatcttgccctgggccaaaggcaggcgctaaacccctgcgccacccagggatcccagctacTTCACTTTTGAAGTGGTAAATATGGCTTCTAATAATGGAAGGAgcacataaaaaaacaaaaattatttgacataGAATACCAGTAAGAAACCAGCAGTGCAGTTTTTCTTAATAGTTGACACAGATTTCTGGCTATCTGCATTCTTTATCTGAACATTTTTAACCATTAACTTTTCCACTTGAGTCCATCTCCAGTGTCAAACCCAGTTTCAGTGAAACAGACTTCAGACGAGGTTCCCAGCTTCCCAAGCGGACATGCCTGTGAGACCATGTTGTATAATGTGCGTGGTACCAAGTCTGCTTCATCTAAGGAGTTGTTTGTTGCCAGATGACTGAATTTCAGGGCGCGTTTCTTCCCTTCCACCCTGAGTCATTCATCTCCCACGTCATGGCCTGCAGCTCCCTGCTCTGGGTGTTCATCTTTATCACTCCCCTCCTCTTCAACTTTCACATTAGACAGTTTCTTCTAGACCTGATCCAGTTCTGTGTTCCCTCAACTAGTCCCAGATTATCCCCTTTCACCATCTTATTTTTGGAGCCCAACAAATTAATTTACTACccataaatttttgttttctgtgttttttaatcaagaaaatatttaaatttatttcattctgagTTAGGagatattgaattaaaattatggTTCTAATCTGTTTCAAAAACAGAAGTTAGGCCCAAAagttagcttaaaaaaaaaagaaagctaaaccAAACTAACAAACAAACCTATTCAGTGTGTGTGAAGGAAATTACAAAATCCATGGGTCACTATTATTTCTATTGTCCCAGTTTAGAGTTAGAGGTTCTTGTAAAGTTGCCCAGATGGTTTGGATGAGTAGGGGGTGGGAATTGCTACTCCCCTCCCTCCATGAATGTATATAGGCATGAATGTCACCATTGCTCTGGGAGGGGGCAACTTTTGGCACTCTTACTAACATAGGGCAATACTGATCCAAAAAGAGGGGCAAGCCCACCAGAGCACTTTGGTGAAAGTAGATTATTTTTTagataattaaaatgtgaatatgtTAAGTTTGATGTtcattgaagttttatttttaaattttttaaaagatttttttattcatttgagagagagggagagcatgcaagaacatgagcagtggggagggctagaggggaaaagagaagcagGGAGTCGGACAAGGGGCTctcttccaggaccctgagagatcccaggaccccgggatcatgacctgagccaaaggcaggtgcttaattgactaagccactcaggtgcccctatgttgTTTTATAGGTGGTAAATTCATAAATAGTAAACGACGTTGTGACTTGGGAGATATGAGGATGGTGAGGCTGGGCCTTAACAAATCAGTTTGTCTCTTAGGTACAGTGGAAATTTGACACAACCCCAACAGTAAGGGAAAGTTAAGTAGTTCCTACATCTCCTGTTTGCACAAAATTTATGACCTGTGTAAGGGGAGCCTATCTTTCTCATGGTGTCAGTTGCCTTCTGTGTCTGGTCACAGTTTGAAAATAGATCCTACCAAGATCATATCAACATTGAGCATCCCATGGGGTGAGCCCTGTCACTACCCTCTGAGTACCTCTAGTTGAGGCTTATTACAGTTTGGTGCAGTAGTCTTGGTTTTCAACCTTAATGGTAGAAcagggagagaaaatgatttgCCAGCAGGTCTCCTCAGCATTCCTATAAATACTGAACTACTTTCTTCCTTGGTTTAACCTAGGGAATTGCATAATTGTTCAACTTCTGTTTGAGCTTTTTCCTAGAGTCCAGTAAATGCATGTTAATGTGGTGTTTGTTTTCCCAACAAAAAAGGGACCGCTGTGTCATGTGGACACAGAGTCAAATCAAGAAATAATTGTGACCATGTACCTACTACTGTGATTTCAGGTCCAACCTCCAGTTCTAAGCATTAACTAGCTAATTGGTAAGACTTAAAGGTGGAACAGCAAGattcaaaataatcataattAGCTTTGAAATATAAGAGTTTTAAAAGTGCCCCAGCTTTTACTGCATCAAGTTCTCCTTCACCATGTGGGGctataagacacacacacacacacacacacacacacacgcctacACCTATACACAACCATTCATCCTGCCTCAGATAGTGTAGTCAAGTGTTACAGCTGGGAacctgagcatttttttttttttttttaagattttatttatttatttgagagaagggggacctggctggctcagtcagtagatcaAGTAGTGATgcttgatctccgggttgtaagttcaagtcccatattggacatagagcttacatttaaaaacaaacgaAGAAAATCCACCAtatctttatttgagagagaacagggggagagcagaggcagagagagagacgcagattccccgctgagcacagagcctaatgtggggcttagtcccaggaccctgagatcttgagtctaagtcagatgcttaactgactgagattCCCAGGCACCCTGGACCCGAGCATTTAAAGTTCCAGTCAACAGACGTCAGTTGTTTACATCTGTCCTTGCAGATTCTGAATCCCCAGGAAAAGGTCTCCATTCTAGCATTGTAACTTGAGCATCTTTATCCTCAGCATGTCTTGCACCTGCTCTCAAGTCCTTGCTGCTGGGGGCCATTCCCTAACACCTTTCTACCCTCCTTTGACTAAAAACACACTAATGCTTGGTTTGGGCTTCCCTCTTTTGCCAAGTCATAACAGCTTGACTCAGCTCTGTTTTCCACCTGCTCATCAGGGCAACAAGCATACAGTGGAGCCCCCTGGGACAAATGTATCTTCTTCACACCCTTCTAAGTTGTCCTTCTAGGAAGGCAGCCATGCTGCTCTCTCCCTGCTGCACTCCCGATTTCCATTGTGCAGTTTGGCCTCCATGGCTACCACCCATTCCGGAgttgttttcacttctttctcaagtcccttttctgttttcttctcttgtttttcctgtctctgtgtgtatctgtgcacAGTGTGTGTTTACTGTCACAAAGGCACATTTTCAGACCCCTACTCCTGTGGTGACGGACACTCTGAGGGTCCCCATGGCAGGACTGGCCTTTTCCCATCAAGTGAGTCCATACTGGGAAGAAGGGGATATAATAAGATggcatctttttatttaaaaattatacataaagtACAGGGTATAGCTATTTAAATGTCCCCAAGTGTTCCTGGGAGTTATTTGAGGCTtggtaattgatttttaacagGATGCAGCCATAGCACAGCAGCCCAAAATAGGATGTTTcgcttgcccctcctcctaccaTTGATGTAAAAAACACATGGAGTTATTTATATCTTGTTTCCAAATAAACAATCCAAGAGtggtattctttctttttcaatataaataGGAACCCTCCCATACCCAGGGGTGATGGAGGGTGTGATTAGGGAAGACGCCTTCTGTTTCAAAGGGACCTCAAggacaaaggagaaaatagaatgaCCTGGGAAAAACCAATGACTTTGGCTGCAAGTTCTGCTCGGGCTTGTGCTTTGCCAGTCCGCTGGGCTGGAAACCTCAACAGTTAGCTGAGCCCCTGGGGAAAGGGGGAGCAGGGAACTCATTTGAGGCCTTTGGAAGGCTGCAGAGCTGAGAATGTCAGTCCCACTGCAAACAAGTCTCTGCTTTCTTAGCCACAGAGTAATGGCCTGGTCTATCTTTAACAtcaggcccccgcccccaccccgcactgTGAGGATGTGGGCTGGGATCCATTCTTTACCTCTCCATGACCTTGATCATTAGTTGTACTCTAGGATTGCctactttttcctcctcctttcctctgcccctctttgtttttctcttgcttagCTCTCAAGCTCTCGCCTTTCCTATCAGCCTGCTGCCCTGGGCGTTGGATCAGCTGACCTGGCTTACCCAGTAGTGTTTGCTGCTGGCCTAAACACCACACACCCTCATCAGGTATCTTTAGAGATGGGGATGACCCTGGGGTTCCTgtgctgcctcccctgccccaagGCAGTTGAGGGGCCTCTTCACACACCACTATTTTGCTACGTGTTCTGAAACAAAGTTCTTGTGTAGCTTTACGGACCTAGGTGACTCCAGGAGAAAGGGCCTCCTAGagttcagaaaggaaagaagagcttCCAagtgttttctccctctctttcctttccttctgtagTCCTTAACCACGCATGACTCCTGTTAGCTGAGTCCCAGAGAAGACGTAGATCCGAGGTTTCCCGCCCACTTGGGGGCAGCACTGGTGGTGGAAAAGCTCCAAGGCACCTACCACCGCCCTAGACCAAGTTCCCCTCTTGCCTGACACTGCCATTATTCACTGTATTCCTCCCTTTTCCCCCAAAGCTCATGGTTCCCGGGAAGGAAGGTGGGGTACCCCTTGCTCCCAACCAACCTGCTCACGGTGCCCAGGCTGACCAGGAGAGACTGGCAACCTACACCCCTTCTGACGGGGCCCACTGCGCTGTCACACCTTCCAGCAGGTGAGTTCACAGCCTGGCTGCTTGGGCACCCAGGGACCCATCCTCCCTGACACATATGCTTATTGGGCGTCAGTCAGTAAAGAATCGCTTTCAGCATTGCTTCAGGCCTGGCACTTAGACCCCAAATTTGGAATTCTTAAAGTCCTCCATAAGAACCTTATATTGTGGCAGGTATGTAAGGAAGCAGCCCCGGGCTTGCTGTTAATAGCCAACAGCAGGGGCCTAGTTCTTATCACCCTCATCCGGTGAAGGAGCCttttggatgtgtgtgtgtgtgtgtgtgtgtgtgtgtgtgtttttctcccACCTCAAGATTTCTTCCCTTGGAGTCAGTCCTCAGTGTTTCCTGAGGACCCATGCAGGGGGTTTGCTATGACCCTAAAGTTGGGAGCTACTGTGTACCTGTGCTGGtagttaggatttttttcccccctgttatGTTAGTCCCTCATGGAGATTCTTTAGAAACAGCTGTTTGTCTTCATTAAAGATTTgtaaaaatctttgtcttttctgattacaGAAGTGATACATTCTGTAAATTTCAGATTAATGAAGACAGTGATGAGGTAGAACATGAAGGTTCTCACACTCCTGCCCTGCGCAAGTCCCCACTGTTACTACTTTTTCAAAGATGAGAAGACCTCAgagggttaagtaatttgccaaagAGCACGTAGCTCACAATATGGCCAGGCGCAAGCTGAGCTCCTCTTGCCCTTATACTCGGAGTTCCGCCCGGGGACAATGAGGCTGTCCCgacctgccctgccctcccttgACTGCAAGGCCCCGGAGATCAGACGTTGACTGCCGCATCACATCCTAAATGAATTTGTGGATAATagaaatttttggtattttttttcattcccacaGTGGAGTGGTAGGAGGGAAATTATTTACGAAGATCTTTTTGTGGCatccatcagaaaaaaataacaactttcATTCCTGGTTTCCTAAATTTCCATCCTTTTATCCCTCCCCCTATCAGATAACCAAAGGAAGATCCTGTTAGTCGTTTACACTCTAGTTTTCTGAGCTTTGACTCCAAGGGAATGTCTGGGAGCAGCTAGAGATAGAGGACCCTATCTCTTTGCTGTAGGGGGTTCTTAAATGGGCAGCCAAATGAAATGTGTCATTAAAAGACTTTGCTGAACAGACGGTTGATTGGGGGTGATGAGAAGAAATGTGGTATGGAGCATAGGACCTCAGCCCGTGCGTCATGGGCGGAGAAAGCTCTGGCTATCTAAAGAGCCAAATTTGGGACTCTCAAGTTAGAATAATGACACTGCCTCTTGTGAGGTAAGGCTTAAATTTAACATGGTGCTATAAACTCTAAACACTGTAAATGATTCCTTCTTATGGTAATTTTAGATAacaaaacaagaaggcagagaaaagctTAAAGCTTGAGTCTGTTTATGTCGTAGATTAATGTTAAAATCACAGTTGTTTATGAGCACTGCTTACCTGTATGCATGATTGCTATATGCTTGGTAACTGATGTTTATCAATGGTATTTTAGATTAAATTTAATGTAAGCTTTACACAGCTTACTGAGTTTCATTCACATGTGCCTCATTTTTAGTTGCTTCCAGTAGTGCAGTCCTCTGCTCTCAACTCAGAAGAGAgggtggcagtggcagcagccagACCCCATGTTGCCATTTCCCATGTGGGTAGGTTGGTGGGGGGACATTCCTGCCCTGGACTGCAGCCTTACCAACAGGTTTATGGGAACCAAGCAGGCTCTGCTGTGGTTTGAGAGTGAGTACCAACACTGTCTTTCTTCTCCAGCGAGGATACTGAAACTGTATCAAACAGCAGTGAGGGCCGGGCATCCCCCCACGATGTCTTGGAGACCATCTTTGTCCGAAAAGTGGGGGCTTTTGTCAACAAACCCATCAACCAGGTGATTTTTCTGGCACTACCACCTGTGAGAATATCTGAGCCCTTAGAGTGAGGCCTGAGGGACAGGGCTCTTAACCTAGGGTCTGTGTGACCCCTGAAACTACatgcaaaatgtgtgtgtgtgtgtgtgtgtatgtgtgtgtgtttgcacgcGCACGCGCGTACCTGTGTGCACATTTTTTTGGAGGAGGGTTAATAACCTGTGACACCCCCGCCAGAAGAAGTTCACAGCTTTTGTTCTGTGATCGTATAAGCCTCCCATAGGAGAGGGTGACTGGGCCCCATTTGGTACAGACACCTTTCACTGAAGTGTCAGTATCTCAGCCTTCCTCAAAATAAGTAATTCCCCCTCAGCTCTGCAATGCAGAATAGTTACCAAATCGCTGTGGGTCAGGCTTCCAAAGCTGATTCCCAGGGTCATGGGGAGCGCTACCCCTGTTTATGCTGTGGATATATGATGGGAGATGGGAGATTCAGGGTTCTCTGACAGGATAGGACCCAGAGGATGGTGTGATCAGCCTGGCTGTGTGAATCTGCTGGGCCACAGAGAAAGCCTATAAGCTGAGCCAGGGGTGGGCACTAAAATTTCCATGTCCTTTCAGGTGACCCTGACCAGTCTGGACATACCCTTTGCCATGTTTGCTCCCAAGAATTTGGAGCTGGAGGATGCTGATCCCATGGTGAGTCCCCCTTTGACTAAAGTTAACAGTCAGATGGTGCTGTGCTTGTTGTCTTACTGGACAAGGCACTGTTCCTTCAGAGACCACTGGCTGTGCTCCTGGGCTTATAGATTTTCAGCCAGTGTTGGTTTCCTTACAAAACCTTTGACTGTTAACAGCAGCTTGCACCCAGTGCATGGAACCAGCCCATACCTCCACCTTATTCTGAAACAGGTGAATCCTCCAGATTCCCCAGAGACTGAATCTCCTCTCCAGGGCAGCCTGCACTCTGATGGCTCCAGTGGGGGCAGCAGTGGCAATACCCATGATGACTTTGTTATGATCGACTTCGTAAGTTGCCATCACTTTCCTTGACCTTTGCTGCCATGGGGGAAATAAACCTAGACGCATCCAGGGTTCTTGAACAGGACTTCCTTCACAAGGATCAAATGGGCTGGTCTAGACAGAGGGGATGGGACAGGTGGGCATCTCACTGTGCAGTTTATGTGGGGAACCTGCCCTCATACCCTGCTTGGGGACACACTTGGAGGCCCATGAGCAAGAAGGCATTTTGTgccatatctttattttttctttttttgtgccatATCTTGGGTTGAAATTCAACTCTAAATGAGGATTGCTGGTGGTATCCATTCAGGTCCTATTCCTGCCTGAGTGGATGACCCTTTGCTAAGGAAAAGAGTTTGAGGGAAGGGAATAATTAACCTTACCATGGGAGAGGAGTATAGCACCAGGACTAGAGCTCAGCTGCCCAGAAGAGAAAGGCATAGCAATTCCTTTCCCTAAGATGAACCTGGAGAAaccatttctctgataattactGGAAGGAAAGAGGATTGTTCATAGCTTCTTTCCCGTGATTTTCTTCTGTTACGTAAGGCAAACTAAACTGAGTCTGTCTTGTTTTTGAAGAAACCAGCTTTTTCTAAAGACGACATTCTCCCGATGGACTTGGGGACCTTCTATCGTGAATTTCAGAATCCTCCTCAGCTGAGCAGCCTCTCCATAGATATCGGGGCACAGTCCATGGCTGAGGACTTGGTATGGAAAGCCCTTCCCCTGGGTTACCTCATCCTGTGACCTCCTATCCTCTTTTGATGGTCATTCCTGTTCCAAAGGCCTAGAAATTTCTTCCTGTTACTCCCCCAACTCCCAAACCTCCCTGTAACAGGAAAGAGATACTTTAGATCCTTATCTTCTGTTGATCACACTTGAGGTTTGCATTGTGCCTGGCAATCATTATCTTGAAATTGCTTGCATtgacttcctcctcttctgtccaCGCTCACCATTACTTCCCATCCCTGCTGTTCAGTGTCTGAGGTCTTCTGCTGCCTCTGGCCACTAAACCAAGCTGCTCCAGGAGCCCTTGCATTCAGCTGTTCAGTTTCTCAGGCAGACACCAGGGGCACAGGGCAGAAGAAACATGAGGTCCTGAGTATTGGTGTACTTGCCCTTTCCTCGAAGGGCTCATTCTCGATTCAGCTAGCAGTTTTCAAGCTTAGCCAGATGTCCTGAGACTGACTGTAATCCCTACATCTATGTTTAATGTATTTCCCATGTCCAAAGGGCAGTGGAGCACCCTGCACAGCTACAAACTCCAGGTGTCCTATGGCTCCACCCAGCCTATCCCCAGGATGTTGCCAGACCAGACACAGTGGTTGGGTGGTGAAGAGTTTATTATAGTGAGAAGTACACTCGAGAAGTGAGAGCTGGCAAGCTCGGGAGAGTTGTGCACCCAGGATTTGGGTCTCTGTCTTTTATTGACAGTTAttaactggggggagggggggatatttattatttggaaagaaGATTTCTTGGGGAGTAGGTTTTCACACCTTTTCTCCCTCACTAGATCAGGGTCTCCAGTCTTCTTTGTCTTTGGCCTGTCTGGTTTGATCTGGCTTCTTGTGGCTTTGTTTTTGGAGTGCTGCTGGCCAGAATAGACCTCTGACTTTCCCCAATagcttttccccttttccctctttgCTGGCCCCCACGCATCCTATTAAAACCTAACTAGCTACTTACTCTAACACCACAAGATATCAGACCTTCTACCTGAGGTGGGAATGTCACCTTCCATAGCAACATTAGAGGAATAGCTCTAGTAGGAATAGGAATCTTGGAATATCTGCTCTTGATTTGCTTGAAACAGAAAAGCATGCTCAGTAATAACAATACTATAACAATATCGTTATTATTAACATTTAGTGAGGCTTTCTAGGTACCAGGCatttttctaagtgctttacacgAATCTTCAATAATCCTAAGAGGTAGCTTTTCTTatcccagtttacagatgagaaaaccgacCTTATAAACAAATAACTTGCCCGTGGTCACACTGAGCTGGCAACACACAGCTTTGATCCTAGAGTCTGGCTTCTGATTTTAGGCTTTTAATCACTGACTCCCTGGCTTCTCATTGGAAACCTGTTTGGAAGAAACCAGCTCATGAAGGCTCTGAGGGTGATTCTGCAGGCAGGAGTGGTCCGTCGCCCCTGCCTCCCGAAGCGGCCCTGGTGCTCCCAATGTGCCTGCCACCTGCCAGTTCGGGGGCGGGACAGTGCCCACCTCTCCCCAGTACCTTGTGCCAGTTAGGAGCTCTCCCGTCTGTGGTGGTCAAACTCTTCAGATACACATTCATCAGACAGCACCTGATTAGGGTTAAATTTTTATACATAGTTGATACTTGAGGGCAGTTAAACTTAACTCCTCagattctgttttcttgtttattgatTTCTCTCGACTCTGGAACGCACCCCTGTCTCAGCTGATATTCCTAGGCCTCACCACAGACCTGCTGAGTCAGACTCTCTTGGGAGCGTGGTGGGGACGGCCTTGTTCACATGCCCCCAAGGCATTCTGCTGCCCAGCACAGGTCATGAATAACTCTGGTAAACTTTTCTTAATCTGTAGCATGCTGAGCCTACTGTTTCATTCTAGTGTCAGCCTGATCTGTGCCAAAGGTAATTTCTCTGTGTCATCCTGTTGTTGGCATGGCCCTTTTCTAGCTCGTACAGTATGTGACCCACTTGGATCCCCTTGGCTGTTCCGCCAAGTCCCTGAGCCCCCCACAGGCCCTGCTGGACACAAGCCCCCTTCCCGGTGGCTGCCCCACTGCCCTGCATCTCCTGCTGTCCCGGCCAGCAGTGCTGAGCTGAACTGTGTCCTGTGATCCCTTCTTCAGCCCAGGGGCCTGGGCCAGCTGTCTCTGTAGGACCCTACCTGAATAAGCagctcttctctcccctcctggTACAGGACTCACTACCAGAGAAGCTGGCTGTGCACGAGAAGAATGTCCGAGAGTTTGATGCCTTTGTAGAAACCCTGCAGTAAAAGTTGGTGTCCTCAAGTACCAGCAGCATCCCCTTTCTGTGGTCCCACTCATCAGCTGCTCCCCTCCCTCATCTTGCTCCAGGTGGAGGAGAGGCTGGTGTCCCCCATGGGGACCCGGAAGTCCCTGCTCTCACACCTCCTGGAGACTCTATGGCAGCAGGCAAGCCCGGTGATAGCATTTGAGAGGACTCATCCCCTGGCCTTGGGGATCAGAAGACCCTTTAGGAACAAAAGGGCCCTCGGCAGGGCCATCTGCTCATACCGCCCATCAGCACCTGCTTCACAAAGGCTGTCATCCTGTTCCTCCTACCGGCCCCCTGCCCTGGGTCCGCCCTGCAGCTGGCCCTTTGCCGGCCTGCCGTTTACCACTTGACATTCCAGCTGGTGGCCTGGACCTAGTGTGGaggcagaaagaggaaggagacagtgctgggaggaagaaggaagggctCCTTCAGGctcttttttttgttccttttggtttgctgtcttcttccctccctccctctctctgcccctgtgtcTGCACTTTTGGCAGTATGACAGGCCTCTTGCCCAAGGTGGTGAGAACTGCAAAGTCAGCCATTCCCATCATCTCCACAGAGACCCTGAGCAGCCCTGGCTGCTGGCTGTGCTCAGCAGCTCAGCTCCATTGAAAGAAACAGAAGCCTAGGTCTCCAGGGTTCTGTCATTGGGAATTGCAgcaaagtttctttttctctccttcctccccctgtTGCTCTCCTTGGTTATAagacatgataaatatttattactttcagagaaatcagatattttatagagaaaatatgTTTGAGGTTAGATGTTTTCACTTGGGGAAGGTGGAGGGCCTCTTCCTGGGGTATGGCCTCCTCTGTGGAGGCTCCTCAGAATCTGGGTTGCTGCTCTGAGGATCTTCCTTCCCATATACATAAGGTGGGATCCAAGAATAGGGCTGGCTGAGGGCGATGGAACCTCCCAGAATCGCTGCACTTGAACTGATGACAGGCTTTACCTTAGTCTTCTGCGTATTCCTGGTGAGAGCCTTGAGTCTCTCCCAGCTTCTGCAGAGTAACTGACTCCATTCTGGCAGCCCAGGAAGTCTTGGGTGCTAAATGCATATAACTCTGTGAGTACAGTTCTCCAGAGTTGTGTGCAGTGCACATATGATGCATTGTATGTGCCCCACTGTGGCCCCAAGGAAGGCCAGATGGGCCCCTCTTTCTGGAGGGACTTGTTCCTGTTTCTCAGGGCTAGGTTATGggccttttcctttttctacctGGGCCTGGCCACCACCTTTCTTTAATCCCAGGGTCTGCACCCCTCCCTGAGGTTTACTAGCTGGATTGGTTCCTTGTTGAGAAACCAAAGCTAGGCAGATGATTGACTTAACCATTTAGGTATTGTTACTTAAGTCAGTCAAGCACCTAGCCTCATGTACCTGCCACCTGTCCCTCTCCCAGCCTGACTGGCAGTCCTGGCTGAGGCAAAATTCCTCCTGGCCCACCTGGGCTATTCACTGGCAGCAGCTGTTCTGCAGTGGAGCAGGTGGTCCTCAATGGCTTGTTAATAAATGCATGTGACGTTCCCACCTACAAGGCTGAATGCTGGAGGGGGCTCTGATACTGTTTCAGGTGGGCTGAGCCCCACCCCTGTTGCATGCGTTCTGCTGCCACAAAGAAATGTTCCCAGCAGCGGTATCCAACTGGCCCTCATATCTGGGCCAGAGTATACCCATGGCCTGCTAAACCAATCCAGATTTACTCCCGAGGCCCCAGTGCTGAGAAGGGTGAAGCCGTGGTAAAGCTATTGATTGCCCCTGCCCCCATGTCTTACCACAGTATCTCAGCCACTGGGCTCCTCCTGAGGAGGCCACAGGAAGGCCTGTTAGCCATTGTCCTCTTTGACTCCTGATTGTTGGCCTTTACAGGCAGCAGCCTTTCCTTTAGAACCCCATCAGtgagaggccagggaggctgagcCCTGAGCTGAGCCTGGGAGGAGCAGAGCAACTGTCAAGGCTGGCCCTTGCCCCTCAGCCCCGTACACTGACAGGGATGAGCCCTAGACTGACTCTAGTAGCACCCCGGGGACAGGGTTGGGGCCTGTCACCCGTCTCCAGGTGGCAgggtccctccccctcctccagcccaccTTGTTTGGAAATACCgagatatactttaaaatgtattcaagAGATTTCCAATAAATTTTTTCTGTACTTTACAGCCTCCTGTCCTGCAAGTTGTTTAAAATGCTAACCCCGCACTCCCACTTCTCTGCAGGTCCTGCCTGCCTGGT
It encodes the following:
- the ATG13 gene encoding autophagy-related protein 13 isoform X5 → METDLNSQDRKDLDKFIKFFALKTVQVIVQARLGEKICTRSSSSPTGSDWFNLAIKDIPEVTHEAKKALAGQLPAVGRSMCVEISLKTSEGDSMELEIWCLEMNEKCDKEIKVSYTVYNRLSLLLKSLLAITRVTPAYRLSRKQGHEYVILYRIYFGEVQLNGLGEGFQTVRVGTVGTPVGTITLSCAYRINLAFMSTRQFERTPPIMGIIIDHFVDRPYPSSSPMHPCNYRTAGEDTGVTYPSVEDSQEVCTTSFSTSPPSQCVFTVTKAHFQTPTPVVTDTLRVPMAGLAFSHQLSSSRLSYQPAALGVGSADLAYPVVFAAGLNTTHPHQLMVPGKEGGVPLAPNQPAHGAQADQERLATYTPSDGAHCAVTPSSSEDTETVSNSSEGRASPHDVLETIFVRKVGAFVNKPINQVTLTSLDIPFAMFAPKNLELEDADPMVNPPDSPETESPLQGSLHSDGSSGGSSGNTHDDFVMIDFKPAFSKDDILPMDLGTFYREFQNPPQLSSLSIDIGAQSMAEDLDSLPEKLAVHEKNVREFDAFVETLQ
- the ATG13 gene encoding autophagy-related protein 13 isoform X7, which codes for METDLNSQDRKDLDKFIKFFALKTVQVIVQARLGEKICTRSSSSPTGSDWFNLAIKDIPEVTHEAKKALAGQLPAVGRSMCVEISLKTSEGDSMELEIWCLEMNEKCDKEIKVSYTVYNRLSLLLKSLLAITRVTPAYRLSRKQGHEYVILYRIYFGEVQLNGLGEGFQTVRVGTVGTPVGTITLSCAYRINLAFMSTRQFERTPPIMGIIIDHFVDRPYPSSSPMHPCNYRTAGEDTGVTYPSVEDSQEVCTTSFSTSPPSQCVFTVTKAHFQTPTPVVTDTLRVPMAGLAFSHQLSSSRLSYQPAALGVGSADLAYPVVFAAGLNTTHPHQLMVPGKEGGVPLAPNQPAHGAQADQERLATYTPSDGAHCAVTPSSSEDTETVSNSSEGRASPHDVLETIFVRKVGAFVNKPINQVTLTSLDIPFAMFAPKNLELEDADPMGSLHSDGSSGGSSGNTHDDFVMIDFKPAFSKDDILPMDLGTFYREFQNPPQLSSLSIDIGAQSMAEDLDSLPEKLAVHEKNVREFDAFVETLQ
- the ATG13 gene encoding autophagy-related protein 13 isoform X12, yielding METDLNSQDRKDLDKFIKFFALKTVQVIVQARLGEKICTRSSSSPTGSDWFNLAIKDIPEVTHEAKKALAGQLPAVGRSMCVEISLKTSEGDSMELEIWCLEMNEKCDKEIKVSYTVYNRLSLLLKSLLAITRVTPAYRLSRKQGHEYVILYRIYFGEVQLNGLGEGFQTVRVGTVGTPVGTITLSCAYRINLAFMSTRTAGEDTGVTYPSVEDSQEVCTTSFSTSPPSQCVFTVTKAHFQTPTPVVTDTLRVPMAGLAFSHQPAALGVGSADLAYPVVFAAGLNTTHPHQLMVPGKEGGVPLAPNQPAHGAQADQERLATYTPSDGAHCAVTPSSSEDTETVSNSSEGRASPHDVLETIFVRKVGAFVNKPINQVTLTSLDIPFAMFAPKNLELEDADPMVNPPDSPETESPLQGSLHSDGSSGGSSGNTHDDFVMIDFKPAFSKDDILPMDLGTFYREFQNPPQLSSLSIDIGAQSMAEDLDSLPEKLAVHEKNVREFDAFVETLQ
- the ATG13 gene encoding autophagy-related protein 13 isoform X6 is translated as METDLNSQDRKDLDKFIKFFALKTVQVIVQARLGEKICTRSSSSPTGSDWFNLAIKDIPEVTHEAKKALAGQLPAVGRSMCVEISLKTSEGDSMELEIWCLEMNEKCDKEIKVSYTVYNRLSLLLKSLLAITRVTPAYRLSRKQGHEYVILYRIYFGEVQLNGLGEGFQTVRVGTVGTPVGTITLSCAYRINLAFMSTRQFERTPPIMGIIIDHFVDRPYPSSSPMHPCNYRTAGEDTGVTYPSVEDSQEVCTTSFSTSPPSQCVFTVTKAHFQTPTPVVTDTLRVPMAGLAFSHQPAALGVGSADLAYPVVFAAGLNTTHPHQLMVPGKEGGVPLAPNQPAHGAQADQERLATYTPSDGAHCAVTPSSSEDTETVSNSSEGRASPHDVLETIFVRKVGAFVNKPINQVTLTSLDIPFAMFAPKNLELEDADPMVNPPDSPETESPLQGSLHSDGSSGGSSGNTHDDFVMIDFKPAFSKDDILPMDLGTFYREFQNPPQLSSLSIDIGAQSMAEDLDSLPEKLAVHEKNVREFDAFVETLQ